CTCGTCGTCACACTGGCCACCGTGGTTGGGCTGACCCGGGCGGAAATCGGAGGTCAGCGCGCTGCCCTGGGTGGGCCCCGCACGGTCATGGATCTGATGGAGGTTATGCTAAATCGGGACCTGCTGGAGATGCTGAAAAACGGAGGCTTCGATTTCCGGCAACCGTCGCTGCTGTTCCTGCCGCCCAAATTCTACTCCACCGTGCCGCTCGACCACGGCCACATGACACCGGAGCAGATCCTGAGCGGCAGCGTGCTGGaaacatcatcgtcatcagcatcatcaccggcagccgccgtcggtggcaaAGCGGAACATCAGAAAGCAGCTGCCATCGGCGTCCGGGGTGACCAGCCTcagtcggtggccgccgccgcccgactCAACTTGATTTCGTATTCCGACGGCAAAGTGACGTTCGCGGGGCAGCCGAAACCGAGTGGAAGCGACCGGCAGTCAGCGACGGCCAATAAAGGAAGCGCAACATTAGGGGAAAATGTCGGTACAAATGTGGAATCACTTcgggccaccggtggacgCGATGGCGGCACGGGGCGGGCAACAAACGACCGTCCCCTAACGACCTCGATAACGGATCAAACGGTGTCACAGAATGTCGCCCGCAcacttccggcttccggtggccgccgggtgAGGTAAGCGCTCCCGTTGGCCCGCGGAAGCGTGGCCAGAGGCGAAAAAAAGGTTGAGGGATCCTCGAACCTGATATCGCATCCTTCCTCTTCGcgaaaaaacggcgaaaaagaaaaacgggaaaagctTGTGTTGGAACGGCTTTTCCACCGAACGGCAGACGGGGTTCGGTACTTAATTTACTCTTTTTCTCTTTACATGCACCCAAACACATACAACGTTGACACCTCGACAGTGCCGACGGGGGAGCGACGACATCGGCCACGGAGCGGCTGCGTTCGGCGCTGCCCGGCGAACCGGATGTGGATTATCCCATTCTGGGCAGCGTTCCGTCGACCGGCTTCAGCTGCGAAGGGCGCGCTCACGGTGAGTTCGAAGGTACCTGCGTGGAACCTTATTGATCGGGGAGgaggggggggtggtgggtgtggACACGATAAGATCCCCCCTCGGGCAGCGTGCGTAATTGGTGTTCAAAAGATTAACCTATCCGTCCCGCGTtccagccggcagccggcaatTACGTAAAACGCTGCCGAATGCGCTTGGAAGGCGCTTTGGCGTTAAAATGGAGTCGTCAAAAGAACATTCGAGGAGCGATTTAATCAGGCGATGAGACAGCTTACCGTTTGTCACTTTAAACGGTGGCTTTCTAAACGAACTGAATTGTTGGGTCATTGGGTCCTCCAATGGCGGTTCCGTTCGGATCATCATGGGATTTCAAAATATCACTTTAAatgtattttcatttcaaataatttattaacaattaattaattaacacaGTTAATGAGTTAGTGTATAATCTTCTTAACTGTTAAATGACATTTTCGTTGCTTAGGCTGGCCAAGCCTCACAGAAATGATTACTTCATTCTTATCGTCTTCTGTTGAGAGCGAAATGTATGCTATggaaagtaaattaatttcatttccagAGTTTAATATTTTGAATATGTAATTTTTTTGAACTATGAACAAGCCGCAAAATGAAACATCAATAAAGCAAGTATTCAAGTTGATGGAATGCGCCAGTGTCGAATCGAACGTCTTTCGCagagaaaccgattaatcgcTGCCGCGCAGATGGATGGTCTACGGACGACCCCATCAATCTCGATATATTAATACACAATGTTAGTCAAACTAAATATCAAACCACAATCAAGACCTAATAGAAATTGAAGATTCCGTGAGCAAGCACGCAAGTACCTGGCTACGAATTCATCATTCAACATCAAATTGGAACACGGAACAGCATCATTCGATGCTATCAAATTAAGATGCCTTCGCGGCAACCGACCCAGCCGACAGCACGCATTAATAATTCGCGCAATCTTTCAACATCAGCTTCGGAGGAGTTCGAGTTTGAGTTGTCTTCCGGCGGTTGACTATTTTTACCGGACCATTTTGCCGGCCGTTCGGCCGACAACCGAAAACTTTGCCCGTTTGGGCCACCGGCTTAAGTAAGATGTCTCGCTCCAACCGCCAGCAACCCAGCTGAGGAGCCATTCCGGGAAGCGAGTTTCGAGCCGGTGGCCCTACTcgaaatgaaacgattcagaaaaaccgaaataaaaccACCCGGCCGCAAAcggtgccgggccgtgtgATTTATGAGCGACGAGCCGTCTGGCTGAGCGTGGGGCCCGTGGGCCATAAGTCACGGAGTAGATCGGTATCGATGCGTAGGCCGTTAAATTGCTACCGACTCGGCGGCGTCATCGAGCGCGGTATCGGGGAGCTGATCATTTGTCGCCATTCGATGCCACGGCCATGGTGGGGTACGTGGTGAAGGAGTGCTATGCCGCGATCCCAATAACTGTGGTGTCGGTGCCCATCGCGAGACGGAAATTACCATATAAAAGCCGAGCGCCCTGAGTTCATTAAGGAGGGCGAATCGTACGCGTTGATGACGGATGCGCCGTggatggaaattaatttttatcacttcacACGATGCTATCTGGTTCATATGTCCTTCGCCCGCGGGTTTCTTTCGCAGGGTACTATGCTGACACCGAGACCCGCTGCCAAGTGTTCCGCGTGTGCGCCAACACCGATGCGACCGGGCGAGGCTTCGGGTTCCTGTGCCCTAATGGGACGCTCTTCAATCAGCGCTTCCTCGTGTGCGATTGGTACACGAACGTGCAGTGCGAGGCGAGCAAGGACTTTTACCATCTCAACGCGGACATTGGCCGGATGAGTGGTCGGCCGATGGTGAGCGACGATCGCGACGACATGATGGACGCCGTGATGTCAATGATGACCTACCCGATGCGATCGCTGATGCGGATGATGCAGGCAACGCCGGACCTGGGACGACCGAAGGTGGTTCCCGCGGAAGTGCCAAGAGGGGGTAAACCACCGCAGTACCCATTGCCAGCCGTTGGGCTGGAGGCTCCCCACCGGCCACACACTGGAACAGGTCCCCAGTTGTCTGGTCTGGCAGTTGGAGAGCAGCTAAGGACACCGGTCAGCAATGCCGCACCGGTACCGGCGTATGTACCTCGGCTGGATCAGGTGTACGTCTCGAGCCTTGGATCGCTGTCCACCGATGCGGAATCAGGATTCGATCCACTACGCTCGACCCTGCTCAACGGAAAGGACTCCACGAAAGGAACACCACACCCGGCCAGGCCGCAGAAGAATCAACTCCAGGTGAGCAGCTGCTAGAACTGCTTTCATCCAGAGGCTTATCTCAATACGTTCCCGTCTAGTACAAGACGGTCATCGTGGATacttttctcgttcgccgtAGAACTACTCTGTGGCCACGAAAGATTatagattttctttttcggccaGGCTCTTCATTATCATCGTTGGTCCCCAGCTGGGATACGTGGGGGTTGCGACCGGATTCTAAGGGCCGGAGCCGTGACGATGTGGTGGTTGATTATGAGttttgaagtttaatttatcACCCGCCGGCTCTCAGTCACTGCCAAAGTTGTTTTAAGTTTTCGACACTTAGTCCAGGGCCAGGATTCTGGAGCTTAACCAGCAGTGACAGACGAGAGAGTTGGGTTGGAACCCTTCCAGACCCTGCTCGATAATCGACCCAGCGGCTGGGGGAGGGTTGTTACACCCTGCACCTATTTTGCTCGGGACGGTAATGTGGGCCGCATGACGATAGCGAGCTGTAATGGGCCTGTCCTTAAAATGGGGCACATAAGCGTTTTTCTTGAAGAGCCTTTCGCACCAGATCAACCCTCGGTAGGGGCTGCCCCATTTTAAGCGTGCTAAAGGAATGAGGATAGGCATGCGGGGTGGCGTGACTCAAAGTGTGAAATGGGTCCCTCGAATGAGGCGGGGGGCGAACGAAATTAATATCAACCCAAGGCGTAAGTTAAGCGATTTTCTAACGAAAGCGCTGGGCTCCGGAACAGCACAAAAGGTCCTCGCTGAAAGGGTTGGTCCGCTCCACGGATATGTGTGTGCAGTACTGTTTTGCAAACTAATTCCTTTACAAAGGAGCCCCCGAACACGGACCGGGTCCAGCCGGTGAACTATCCGAGCGGCTGGGCTCAAACTTTGGAATATGATTGAAACATTGTCCGGCACGCCAGTATGAGCGGGAATACATTTTTCGGTCGGCAGCGTTTGTGATGTCATTTCTGCAGCATGTAGCCCGTCAGCTCGTAGCTGCCCGTCAAACCGGCGAACTGGGGTAATTGGTTTCGTCAGGGACCAACAGGACTCCATAATTGTTTCGTAATGAAATTTGCTACATGGTTTGTTGGCTGCCGAGTTTCGTTCGCAACCCCGGCTCATGTGAGCCGATATTTAGGGCTGCGAACACTTTTGAACTAAAGTTTGTAATTTAGTATGCGCTTGGTTGTAACTAGAAATTACAAATTAGATGAACTGACCAGCTATCATAAATCGAACGTAGATCCGGTTGATGTCAAGGGCTTGTTCACTAGAATAGAAGTAATACATCCATTGAACCAATTCAAGACATGTTTGTCTCAACTAAACACGCAAGCATGAGTTGGAGTCTTATTTACGTTCGGTATGTCGCTTCCTTTTCAGACCCGCAACGAGCTCGCCGGCAGTAAGCTTCAGGTGGTCCAGGCCGATCTAGTTAAGTACTGGAGCGACCAGGGCGTTCGGACCGCGACACCGTCCTCGTTGAAGCTTAGACCAGTGTCGGAAGCTTTCAAACCGGTGGTCTCCACCCAGCACCGGATTGGTCAATCGGCTTTACCGGTGGTCAACCCGAACTGGCCAATCCTCCCCCCAACCGGGGTCCTGCCACCGTCAACCCTACACCGAAACGCGGACCCACAGAGCGGAGGAAGGCTTTTCAACGATTTCACGCACCAGCCGACACACCGATTCACGCCGGTCCGGAAGGTGGTGCCGATCCAGAAGGTGACCGTACAGCCAGATAACCGCTACCGCCAGTCTTCGGGTGCCCtagtgtttggccacaacGTGTTTCTCACACCGGGCCGACCGAAAGCAGCGGCTGCCAAGGCGCACCTGCAGCAGGCATCGTCCGAACGGCGGCAGATTCTTCGTCGAATCGATACGGTGCCGAAGCATCGGAAGATTTCGCTCCAAGTGGTACCCTCGTTGGCGTACTACCTGAACGATGTGCAGGAGAAGCGGGCTTACGATGAAGCCGTGTTCCACGGATTGCTGGACGAGCGAAGGCACGACGCGTACCTCCGATGGGCCGGAAAATCTGTCGCGGCAAGCTCCTACGAGGTGCCACCCGGTAGCGTTGGTCGACTCTAGCgggtgtttccgtttccgtcaAGAGTAATTTATTGTCCGATAACAGAGAGACTCGGGGGGCTGCACTTAGGATAATGGATTATGCAATAAGATTTGACTTaaaagatgaaataaaaacacaacttCCGATGATGCCTTCCGTGTCAGTGAATGTAGCGCAAGAAAAGAACGCCTCTTTGAAGCCGGCAAACGGACACGGTAATGGTGGCCCTTCGTTTAGCTCCGTTGTCCTCCgaagccggcggcggccattgtgCCACAACCCCGGGCGCCCgtcccggtttcggttcatCAATT
The nucleotide sequence above comes from Anopheles bellator chromosome 1, idAnoBellAS_SP24_06.2, whole genome shotgun sequence. Encoded proteins:
- the LOC131215818 gene encoding uncharacterized protein LOC131215818; this encodes MTNPYYALLVVTLATVVGLTRAEIGGQRAALGGPRTVMDLMEVMLNRDLLEMLKNGGFDFRQPSLLFLPPKFYSTVPLDHGHMTPEQILSGSVLETSSSSASSPAAAVGGKAEHQKAAAIGVRGDQPQSVAAAARLNLISYSDGKVTFAGQPKPSGSDRQSATANKGSATLGENVGTNVESLRATGGRDGGTGRATNDRPLTTSITDQTVSQNVARTLPASGGRRVSADGGATTSATERLRSALPGEPDVDYPILGSVPSTGFSCEGRAHGYYADTETRCQVFRVCANTDATGRGFGFLCPNGTLFNQRFLVCDWYTNVQCEASKDFYHLNADIGRMSGRPMVSDDRDDMMDAVMSMMTYPMRSLMRMMQATPDLGRPKVVPAEVPRGGKPPQYPLPAVGLEAPHRPHTGTGPQLSGLAVGEQLRTPVSNAAPVPAYVPRLDQVYVSSLGSLSTDAESGFDPLRSTLLNGKDSTKGTPHPARPQKNQLQTRNELAGSKLQVVQADLVKYWSDQGVRTATPSSLKLRPVSEAFKPVVSTQHRIGQSALPVVNPNWPILPPTGVLPPSTLHRNADPQSGGRLFNDFTHQPTHRFTPVRKVVPIQKVTVQPDNRYRQSSGALVFGHNVFLTPGRPKAAAAKAHLQQASSERRQILRRIDTVPKHRKISLQVVPSLAYYLNDVQEKRAYDEAVFHGLLDERRHDAYLRWAGKSVAASSYEVPPGSVGRL